GCCACAGGATGAGGGTCATTCGATCTCCTCCCCCGGCGCGCCCTCGGAGCCGACACCGGGCAGATGGCGCAGCGCGAGGGTGAGCACCCACCCGACCGTCGCCAGCCCGAGGAGCCAGGACCCGAGCAGCGCGACCACGATCGGCAGCGCCGCGTCGCGGATGATCGCGAAGTAGACGACCACGCCGACACCGGCCGGGATGAAGAAGAGCTGCAGGTGGGAGAGGAAGTAGTCGCCGACCTGGATGATCGGGTCATCCTCGCCGCCGCGTCGACGTACGACCAGCACGATGAAGAGCAGCAGCATGCCGACCACCGGCCCCGGCAGCGGGATCCCGGTGACGTCGACGATCGCCGTGCCGGCGAGCTGGCAGCCGAGCAGCCAGAGCAGACCTGTGATCACCTGGCCACGTTAAC
The sequence above is drawn from the Nocardioides albertanoniae genome and encodes:
- a CDS encoding CidA/LrgA family protein, whose protein sequence is MITGLLWLLGCQLAGTAIVDVTGIPLPGPVVGMLLLFIVLVVRRRGGEDDPIIQVGDYFLSHLQLFFIPAGVGVVVYFAIIRDAALPIVVALLGSWLLGLATVGWVLTLALRHLPGVGSEGAPGEEIE